From the Chiroxiphia lanceolata isolate bChiLan1 chromosome 6, bChiLan1.pri, whole genome shotgun sequence genome, the window GGGCTCCAGGTCAGGCCACAGAGGCAAGTTTCACCAGTGTCCATCCCATCCTCTGCAGAAGGGTCTGCAGAGTCACAAGGAAATAACCTTGAATGCCAGTTCCTAAGCCATGCCATTCCAAATAAAAGCCATAAACTGTAGCAGGAGGTATAAATTCCGTATCGACATTCTGCCCTGGCATCAGGCAAGGGAGAATAACGCAGTGTTCAGGCTGCTGAATGAGTGCTCTGTCTGCATCAGGTCATTAAAAACCTGTGGAACAGTCAACCATGactgcacaaaaataaatatacagcTGACTGTAAGTAGTACTCCTTCACCTGCTTCTTCAAGTAGAATTTTATAAGAATGTTTGCTAAAGggaatgttttggtttttttggtttttttttttttttttttttaacagggaGATTTCAGTATATTTGAATTGAAACCATATGTTTGGGTTTACTCTGCTCAGATACAGTCTGacaagttttaaatttaataaactgttaaaaaagaCCTAAATAAAAACCTGAGTTAATGTGCTAGGATacaaaaaggacatttttcaaCTGCTGAAAATCAACCAGTAAATCCAAATCAATTTTACTATAGAAGCATGGGgagttttattctttatatgCTACAATTGGAAAGATATGGACGAGAGGAGATTAAACTAGTTAAATcctatgatttattttttttttaatatttcccatCTTATCTCACTATTTAACTTTTACCTGAAACAGAGAATAGGAAGGCTAACCTACTGTGGAGACTTGTTTAACAAAACTACATGAAGTTGGTTAGCCTAGCCCCCTAAAGGGGTAGGCTCCCCCTTTAAATTCATGAGCAGAGACTTTAAAGGGTTGGTGAGAAGAAGAAATTTGATGACTGACCTGTATAAAATGTGTTAGGTTCTAGCTTTTATTCAGGAATTCATCCCTGATCTGAATACATAAGATTGTGTGTGTAACTCAGAAAATGCCATCCTTATAAAtgtggaaaactgaaaattatatgGTGTTTTTAAATTGTTGGGGAATCAGCCTAAAAAACAGACCTGGTAAAATCCAGCTTTCAGAAAATTCCAGTTCTGAAGACCCTGCCTCAAACACATGAGATGACAGGAATACAAATCCTGGGAAACTGTATCAAAGGATGAATCCCATTGGAAATTAACAGCATTTCCTCACCAGCCTCTCCTAGATTTCTTCCAGggcttttatttaaattctttgcCAACCCCACTGAGCAGGACATGTTAGAATAGTAAGCTTTTTCTACTTTGTGAgacaggaagagaagggaaaagaaaatttgtggGGTTTTAAAATCCTAAACCAAATCTTGTTTTACTCCTAACAGGTTAAAGGGAAAGAGAATGCATTATCAGGAATAATTAGTGAACTATGTTTCTATAACAACttcaaaatacatgttttcatATGCAGCCTTTTCATGTTCACGTAGAGCATTAAGAACAACACAGAAAGGACTGAAAATCAAATCAACATGTTAAAAGCATAACATGCTGTCTCTGTAACAAACCACATTTACAGTAGTGGGAAAGCTTCTCTATGTGTTGGCCAGTGCtgatggtttttttaaatgttttcatttccacCGAGGAAGTGTTATTATTTCCACTTCAGGAACCTTGCTGAAGAAATGCTAGCAATATCCCTTCTGGGGTTTAAGGTTTTTCATCAACAGACAGAAATTGCACTAGTAAAATACCAGTGAATATTCATTCTGcttcatctctctttttccattctTAGGAAGCATCCAGATGCACCActtctcttttcaaaaataatctGAGCATATCCTCAATTTTTTGATTTAAGGAGATTCTATTTCCATAAAGTAAACCAGCATCCACTACAGAGACGGGCTGTGGTAAaatcattttctgtatttttctgcaaagaCTGAGCTCATTTTGGTGTTGGCTAAAGTTGAAGTAGGTTCAATATTAATTGCATACTCTTCCAAGAAAACAAGCCTAGCAGACCCTTTCCATTAGTTGTATTCACATTCAGCCTCATACCCAATCTTTCTATAgctactgggtttttttttaatttggttttctgtaTTGCTTGTCCAAGAAGGGCCAATAATGGACTCAGGGGACTCTGTGCCCAGACACAGTTGTGGTTTCAGCCTGAAGCCTGTGAAGAAGAAAACGGTTATCAGAATCAGATTAAACAAGCTAACAATAAAGCTGTTTCCTCTATAAGTTTGTATTTGAGATATCTGTTGGTCAGCTGTTTCAACTCTGAATTAAATATGCCTTtctgataaattaaaaatttctgtgtAACCCCAGACAAGCATGATGGTCTCGGAACATTCAGTATTTCTGACATGAATATGCTGAAGCCTGGGTTTGTAATTCTGAATCTTTATTGTATTGCAAAGTTATACTGAATAAGTATTAAGTGTGTTATAAAGGTTTCATTCcccaaatctttttttattctgcagagTTTCTGGTATGTTCTTATGGCAACTTTCCTACAAAAAATGGCATTATTCTTTCATGGACTATTTCATGCCCACCTCACTTGATGCCATTTGAGCATTTAGCACTACACCCTAGGATTAGaaatcacacacacatacttgTTAGTCTCATGTTTAAACAAGGTATCTTTATGTAAAGCCATAGAACACTTCatagcaggaaaacagaagccaGTAGTCAGAGAACATTTATACCTTAAAACCTGTGGGGCCTTTAGGACCAAATAACATATATCTGTTCTCCAAATTAATGGCCATTTACACCTGAAACATTATGATGCTGCAAAGTTTACCGTGATCTGCAACAGAAAGAGCAAGCATGTGTGAGCCAAAACCTGAAGATAAAGCACGGCTTACAGAGGAAGATGTATACAAGTGTCATCTGAAAtccagtgctgagctgtgcatTTGCCATCAGTTTATAGGCATTTTCTTGGCTGGAGGCTCATTTTGATGCTGTGGCATAAGAGGTTATGCAGAGTAAATTCTGCAGTTCTTTATAGTACTATAAACTACTGCTGTTCAGTGGAAAAACAATGGCTTTACCACAGCAGAGTATGTCATGCCAAGTGTTTGTAAGATGACAGTATCAGtatgctgctttatttttgcttccagtactttttcctcatttatacAGAGggaatttttaaatgcttaagCAGGCATGGAGAGTAAAATACTGCCGTGATGAAATCAGTGGGTCTTTTGACAATGCCAGGATTTCAATGAGGGCCTTCATGGGAGCATGCCACAAGGAACAGCTGCTTCTTGGATGTATCCCAAAAGCTCCCCAGATATCTGATCTCATGCAAGTACCCCTATGGATTCCCAGCAGAAAATGCaacattcagcagaaaaatggcTTGCTCTCCTCCCTGGTTCTCTGCACCCCAGGTTTCTGGTATTCCTGAGAAATTCCCTTCTGTCTTCCTTCGGTTTTATTGCCCTCTGAACTTCCAGATAATGCCAGAAACTACTTTAGGAAACTCTGCACTGACACTGACTTTTATGTTGTTACTACAACCTTTGCTGTGGtgttctgttcctgctgcatttAACTGTGATGAAAATGTCTGACCCTTCAACCCAAGTCTTGATGGATAAAGGTAATGGTTGCTTTCAGTGTGtgtctttcattaaaaaaaaaaatctgattttcatttttatgcacACAGTTTTATGGTCAGTTTAAGGGTATTCATATTAGATTATCTCATTGCAGTCTTAAGACTTTTGTCTTTTAGATGTGATTTTGGAATGAATAATGGCTACTCACGCACAGTCTTGTTCTGACAGTGTAAGCCTACATCTTTTCCATTGTTTCACGCTTTTTGGTTAAAACTTAGAACTCTGTTGTGTTTAATCATGACCCATAATAGGTATTGCCTTGGATCAGGCTGTTGTGTATCTTTCAGCAACTTCCAGCTTTTACCAAAGCTATGCCCACTGAGTCACCAAGATTGCAGATCCTGTATTGCAGACTGCCTTCAAAAGCAGACATTCCAAGCGGGTTACTTGGGGAGATGCTATTTGGATATAAGATTTAAATTAAACTCAGATAATACATGTTGGATTGAAAACAGCAGTGGCAGGGagtcagcagctgcagctgacaCCTCTTAATCTCTAAATGTACGAAGAGACAAAATATTTACTAAGGCTGGTTTTTTTACTCTCTGTGGCACTGACGAAAGCGTAACCATGCTGACAAAGCTATGGTTGGGTGATTTACAGTACAGTGCTTCCATGAAGAGACCTCAAAAGTGGAGTCCACCACAAACCAAGTACCAGGCAAACCAACTGACTGGCAGTAATACCAGCCTGGGTAGAAACTGATGCAGGTAATGTGCTATGGTTGACAAAGAACTGGtatccaaataaaatattaggtGAAACAAGAGCATCCTGTGAATAAAATTGCTTCATGAAGCCCCTGTTGGCAAACACAGACCAAGGACAAATACCAAACAGCCTCAGTTGAATAAGCTTTAAACATTTGACAGAAAGCTGAAGCACAATAGCTTACCCCAATCCTACCTATTTATATGAGTGGTTTGTGAATTTAATTAcaaatttgaaatgtttccaaATGAATGGAGTGTTTCTGTTATGATAGCTTGTCTGGCCTGGATTGTCAACAGGAAGTTGCCTGGACTCTCCAAACATTGCTCATgaatgtatgtatgtatggaGGTGTATGTATGGGTGGTCTCAACTGACTCCAGGGCTTGGAGAGCCGACTTAAAAGCAATTCAGTAAGTTTTACTCTGGATGACTACAGGGTTTGGTATAATCTCTGCTAGATGGTGATTTTTtccagggaagaggaaagatgaTGTGAAAGGAGTTGGTAACTTTACAGACCCTTTCTTTTTGTGATCTCACCTTGATTTAACAACTCAAAAATAATAGAGAGATTTCTACAAGTTACACGCACGGTTCGACCCTGCCACAATCCAACTACTAGACttacccaaaatattttttcatgaaaaaggAACACTTCAAATTTTACAAAATCAGCACCATTGGATGCACCGTATTGAGGTTTTCCTCAAACACATCTGACATTTTGTTTAAGAACagattttgcatttcatttcccCATCTTCCCTATCAGGGCTTACTGTTTTCCACTTTATACTCGATGTCGCATCTTTTTCCCTCCTGGGTTTTCAACCAGCGACAAACTACGTGGCCTGAGCAACTTCGTCAAGTCCCTCCGCCCCGAAAACACTGTGTCCGAGCTGCTGTGCAGACCGGGCTGCTAGCAAAGCAGTCATTTCTGACGGGGAAaatgagcagagctgagcaatGCCGGGTTTAGGgggatttctttatttaaagagGAGAAAGTTGTACGCgtatccctccctccccgcggGGGCGATGCGGGGGGCActgccgggggcggggggcactgccgggggcggggggcggcccggcccggccctgccctgcccgggggcCGCTTCCCCCTGGGCGGGCTGCCCCGCTTTTAAACGCGGCGCGGCGGAGCCGGGCCCAGAACGCCGCCAGCCCTCCCTCGGCCCGGGCGGCCCGCGGCGGAGGCGgggacggcggcggcggcaccggggACACCCATGGGGCGCGGGCGGCCCTAGGCTGCTCGTCGGCCGCAGCATGCCGGGCCCCCTGcgcctgctggggctgctctggctctgcagcttcTGCCGCGGGTACTTCGAGGGGCCGCTGTACCCCGAGATGTCCAACGGGAGCCTGCACCACTACTTCGTCCCCGACGGGGACTACGAGGAGAACGACGACCCCGAGCGGTGCCAGCTGCTGTTCCGGGTGAGCGAGCAGCGGCGgtgcggggcggcggcgccgggcggcgGGCTCAGCCTGCGGGAGGAGCTCACGGTGCTGGGGCGGCAGGTGGAGGACGCGGGCCGGGTGCTGGAGGGCATCGGCAGGAGCATCTCCTACGACCTGGACGGGGAGGAGAGCTACGGCGCCTACCTGCGCCGCGAGTCCGCGCAGATCAGCGACGCGTACTCCAGCTCGGACCGCTCGCTGAGCGAGCTGGAGGGCAAGTTCCgccaggggcaggagcagggtggCCGGGAGGAGTCCCGCCTGGGCGACAGcttcctggggctgctgctgcacgCCCGCGCCCTGCTGCGAGAGACCCGCCACATCTCCAGCGGGCTGCGCGACAAGCACGACCTGCTGGCCCTCACCGTCCGCAGCCACGGCGCCCGCCTCAGCCGCCTCAAGAACGACTATCTCCGCGCCTGAGAGCGGACCCGGACCCGGACCCGCCCCGGCTGAACCCGGACCCCCGCCGCCTTCAAAcgggacccccagccctgccgcCAGCCCCCCCGGAAGGCACAGCCCCGGCGTCTGCCTGGAAGGAGCACCTCCTCTCACAGATcttaggttgggaaagacctcccaggatcaccaagtccaaccttcgACTGAATACCACCATGTCGCGAACTGCCAAatctgctaatttttttaacacttccaggggtggtgactccaccaaaATACATCcttcttcatggaaaaaaactttatttattcTATCTGACTTTCTAAACAAATAGCACGATTCTATAAACCAGGAGGTTCGAGGTATGTTTAAGTTAATACCCCGTGTTCAAAAAACCCTACCCTCTGTTACATGATTCGTCTTTGGTTCCAAAGTGAAGTAAGCTTTCTCGTCTCTGATTCcctgttgtttgtttgtataTCACCTGTTCTACTGTGGCTCATCTGCCACAAACGTGGATGCAGTGCTcggcagccccttccagcctcGTGTGTAGCAAATACTTTAATTGCATTTGTTGTTACTCCTTCAGAGTGAAACCTCTGGCCCTCTATTAACTT encodes:
- the FIBIN gene encoding fin bud initiation factor homolog, with product MPGPLRLLGLLWLCSFCRGYFEGPLYPEMSNGSLHHYFVPDGDYEENDDPERCQLLFRVSEQRRCGAAAPGGGLSLREELTVLGRQVEDAGRVLEGIGRSISYDLDGEESYGAYLRRESAQISDAYSSSDRSLSELEGKFRQGQEQGGREESRLGDSFLGLLLHARALLRETRHISSGLRDKHDLLALTVRSHGARLSRLKNDYLRA